In Nitrospira sp., a genomic segment contains:
- a CDS encoding RNA-binding protein: MASKIYISGFPPSYTQGQLRQIFIPFGKVESVQVLRDARGYFVGVVQMSSPEEVEHIFGAQQVFKVEGKHLDIWEPPETENA, from the coding sequence ATGGCGTCAAAAATCTACATCAGCGGGTTTCCTCCCTCGTATACCCAGGGACAGCTCCGCCAGATCTTCATCCCGTTCGGGAAGGTGGAGTCGGTGCAAGTCCTGCGGGATGCGCGAGGGTATTTCGTCGGGGTCGTGCAAATGTCCTCGCCCGAAGAGGTGGAACATATCTTCGGGGCGCAACAGGTCTTCAAAGTGGAGGGCAAGCACCTGGACATCTGGGAACCCCCGGAGACAGAGAACGCATAG